In a genomic window of Virgibacillus sp. SK37:
- a CDS encoding S1C family serine protease, which translates to MKKIDFKPVILSVLLLFTAFIIAFSLYQKWNGTELTINNPAITKVTTESKQLDLKTIVHEAEKSVIQIEGQNDFNTITGSGFLFNEKGDIITNAHVIRDADVLYVRTANAQIYPAAVVGIGKEKDVAVLRVPQLADQNLKVEENSKVEIGDEVIALGSPHGFQNTVTLGIISGKDRNFSVDGFDYENVYQISAQITHGNSGGPLIDRETGKVIGINSVGTEDGLIGFSIPMNEVLSDIKKWSNEVQNDQLDFTTTADIIRSQNDEQFVQDAEYLIEYFLDSINIRDYINAYSLLGSKLQTENTYAEFRESYINIVNLSYSELESKSTENNQISTSTTIKIERKNQKNDTKKELKSLKLNFLVGYENDQLKIVDLTKTEL; encoded by the coding sequence ATGAAAAAAATTGATTTCAAACCAGTTATTTTATCTGTTCTACTCCTTTTCACCGCTTTTATAATTGCTTTCAGTCTATATCAAAAATGGAACGGAACAGAACTGACTATTAATAACCCTGCTATCACTAAAGTAACAACAGAATCAAAACAGCTTGATTTAAAAACAATTGTCCATGAGGCTGAAAAAAGCGTTATACAGATTGAGGGGCAGAATGATTTCAACACTATAACAGGCTCTGGTTTCCTTTTTAATGAGAAGGGTGACATCATCACTAACGCTCATGTCATTCGTGATGCAGATGTTTTGTATGTCAGGACTGCCAATGCCCAAATTTATCCTGCGGCGGTGGTGGGGATTGGTAAAGAAAAAGATGTTGCGGTTCTTCGAGTTCCCCAATTAGCTGATCAAAATCTAAAGGTAGAAGAAAATAGTAAAGTAGAAATTGGCGATGAAGTAATCGCCTTAGGAAGTCCGCATGGTTTTCAAAACACAGTGACTTTAGGAATTATATCTGGCAAGGACCGTAATTTTTCCGTGGATGGTTTCGATTATGAAAATGTTTATCAAATATCCGCACAAATTACACATGGAAATAGCGGAGGACCTCTTATTGACAGAGAGACGGGAAAAGTTATTGGCATTAATTCCGTAGGTACTGAAGATGGATTAATTGGCTTTAGTATACCAATGAATGAAGTTCTTTCGGATATAAAAAAATGGTCCAATGAAGTGCAAAACGATCAGCTGGATTTTACAACTACCGCGGATATAATCCGGTCTCAAAACGACGAGCAATTCGTACAGGATGCTGAATATTTAATTGAATATTTTTTGGACAGTATTAATATAAGGGATTATATAAACGCGTACTCTCTCCTTGGGAGCAAATTACAAACAGAAAACACGTACGCAGAATTTAGAGAATCTTATATTAACATAGTAAACCTTTCTTATTCAGAGCTTGAAAGTAAATCGACTGAAAATAACCAGATCAGCACGAGCACTACAATAAAAATAGAACGAAAAAACCAGAAAAATGATACCAAAAAAGAGTTAAAGTCATTAAAATTGAATTTTTTGGTTGGATATGAAAATGATCAACTTAAAATTGTAGATCTCACGAAAACGGAATTATAG
- a CDS encoding sugar diacid recognition domain-containing protein translates to MGRVIELFGQVAQNIVKAVTEVSPFPISLTDEKGYIIGDSNSRRIGTFHPASKLVIEKNKTCLFTNEITAELENVLPGIATPLIFDSKTVGVLGIVGDPDKVKPYAELIKKYVEMRWQENYMEQMEELETKKVESFLQYLILNPNINKEMFLKYCKIISLQPNIARFCIIIDIGRDMMENVMRPGHSLSIHNEKLSLVENAQEIFEKDKNTICGFLNTTRMLLLQPSYSKSDFTYKMERFPEQCKELQKIFKKKGVSNIAIASGTTVDTLEQSHVSYKEAEELLEMGQNLCIYPAIYSYFDLEILLKLIPLQLDKDLHNKLMFRLKNLFSDTHFSDLSNNFITYCDNNLNVTKTAAKLYIHRNTLIYRLNKLEKLTSLDLGRFEHCMLLYLVLKGNTSKEQSE, encoded by the coding sequence GTGGGGAGGGTAATAGAACTTTTCGGTCAGGTTGCACAAAATATAGTGAAGGCGGTTACAGAAGTTTCACCATTTCCTATTAGTTTAACTGATGAGAAAGGCTATATAATTGGAGATAGCAATTCCAGGAGAATTGGAACATTTCATCCTGCTTCAAAATTAGTAATAGAAAAAAACAAAACTTGTCTATTTACAAATGAAATAACAGCCGAACTTGAGAACGTTTTACCAGGTATAGCTACACCTTTAATATTTGATTCTAAAACAGTAGGTGTACTAGGTATCGTAGGGGATCCAGATAAGGTAAAGCCGTATGCCGAGTTAATAAAGAAGTATGTAGAAATGAGATGGCAGGAAAATTACATGGAGCAAATGGAAGAACTCGAAACAAAAAAAGTAGAATCTTTTCTGCAATATCTTATTCTAAATCCAAATATAAATAAAGAGATGTTTTTAAAATACTGTAAAATTATAAGTTTGCAACCTAATATTGCAAGGTTTTGTATTATTATTGATATAGGAAGGGACATGATGGAAAATGTGATGCGCCCAGGTCATTCTTTATCCATTCATAACGAAAAATTAAGTTTAGTAGAGAATGCCCAAGAAATATTTGAAAAAGATAAAAATACAATTTGCGGATTCTTAAATACTACTAGAATGTTGTTATTACAACCATCTTATTCAAAAAGTGATTTTACATATAAAATGGAAAGATTTCCTGAACAATGCAAGGAGCTCCAAAAAATATTTAAGAAGAAGGGTGTTTCTAATATTGCCATCGCAAGCGGAACTACGGTGGATACATTGGAACAATCACATGTTTCTTACAAAGAAGCAGAAGAATTACTAGAAATGGGGCAAAATTTATGTATATATCCAGCAATATATAGTTATTTTGATTTGGAAATATTGCTAAAATTAATTCCCCTTCAACTAGACAAAGACCTGCATAATAAATTGATGTTTCGACTGAAAAACCTTTTCAGTGATACCCATTTTAGTGATCTTTCCAATAACTTTATTACCTATTGTGATAACAACTTAAATGTTACTAAAACAGCTGCTAAGCTATATATTCACCGTAATACACTGATATATCGGCTGAATAAACTTGAAAAATTAACTTCTTTAGATCTGGGGCGGTTTGAACATTGTATGTTGCTTTATCTTGTTTTAAAGGGAAATACTAGTAAAGAACAGAGTGAATAG
- a CDS encoding FAD-binding oxidoreductase — protein MAKQTDVIIIGGGVIGSSIAYNLLNEGFTGKVTVFEKDKGYEFASTPRSAGGIRQLFTTAINIQISRYSLSKYKTFEEDMEVDGDKATIDFQDRGYLFLSKDGSFQELKNQHLLQRQYQVPSQIVKKDNLLSIIPELNITDLQAGLYCAEDGYLDPYSVMQGYIRKARQLGAHYQYKEVKTILTGRNGVEGVQTTDNEIHHATIVINCAGPWGPALSEKIGLPLPVVPLKRQIIQFDIADPLEKDLPLTVDPTGVYFRHEGKHILAGFSEKVEPSINFKWKRSFFIEQLWPILANRVPNFSQAKVKGGWAGIYSHNTIDQNAIIGAHPDMSGYYLANGFSGHGMQQAPAVGKGIAELIITGSYQTLDLSPLRFARFKENDLIIEGAIV, from the coding sequence TTGGCAAAGCAAACAGACGTAATCATAATCGGCGGTGGAGTAATCGGTTCAAGTATTGCATACAATTTATTAAACGAAGGATTTACAGGGAAAGTCACTGTATTTGAGAAGGATAAAGGTTATGAATTTGCTTCTACTCCTCGCAGTGCTGGAGGTATAAGGCAATTATTTACTACAGCAATTAACATTCAGATAAGCCGCTATAGCCTTTCAAAGTACAAAACGTTTGAAGAAGACATGGAAGTGGATGGAGACAAGGCAACTATTGACTTTCAAGATAGGGGATATCTCTTTCTTTCTAAGGATGGATCATTTCAAGAATTAAAAAACCAACATTTATTACAAAGACAATACCAAGTCCCATCCCAAATAGTAAAAAAAGATAATTTACTATCAATTATACCTGAGTTAAATATAACTGATCTACAAGCAGGCCTCTATTGTGCTGAAGACGGTTACTTAGACCCTTACTCTGTAATGCAAGGTTATATTCGTAAAGCTAGACAATTAGGTGCTCATTATCAATACAAAGAAGTAAAAACCATTTTAACTGGTAGAAATGGTGTTGAAGGGGTTCAAACGACTGACAATGAAATACACCATGCAACAATTGTTATTAATTGCGCAGGTCCATGGGGGCCAGCTTTGAGTGAAAAAATAGGACTTCCCTTGCCTGTTGTTCCATTAAAGCGTCAAATCATTCAGTTTGATATAGCAGATCCCTTGGAGAAAGATCTACCACTTACGGTTGATCCGACAGGAGTATACTTTCGTCATGAAGGAAAACACATTCTCGCTGGTTTCTCTGAAAAAGTAGAACCTAGTATAAACTTTAAGTGGAAACGTTCCTTTTTTATTGAACAATTGTGGCCAATTCTTGCTAATCGAGTACCAAACTTTTCCCAAGCGAAGGTGAAGGGTGGATGGGCTGGAATCTACAGTCACAATACCATTGACCAGAACGCTATTATCGGAGCACATCCTGATATGTCCGGATATTATCTTGCAAATGGTTTCAGTGGCCATGGTATGCAGCAAGCGCCTGCAGTTGGAAAGGGCATAGCAGAGTTAATTATAACAGGATCCTATCAGACATTGGATTTATCTCCACTACGATTTGCCCGTTTTAAAGAAAATGACTTAATTATTGAAGGAGCTATCGTATAA